A single Bacillus sp. HMF5848 DNA region contains:
- a CDS encoding 3-oxoacyl-ACP reductase: MNLRNQVVLVTGGSRGLGAEMVKAFAREGAHVVINYYQSEAKAHDLQRKLGDNTIAIRADIRDHEEVKQLFLQAKERFGKPITTVVNNALVDFRFDPVTRKAADQIAWRDYHVQLEGAIRGALNTIQAGLDDMKEQQFGRIINIGTNLFQNPVVAYHDYTTSKAALLGFTRNMAQELGEFGVNVNMVSGGLLKVTDASAATSAEVFGLIEASTPRRKVTEPAEVADVAVFLASPWARAVTGQNLVVDGGLVKD, translated from the coding sequence ATGAATTTACGAAATCAAGTGGTACTTGTGACAGGTGGAAGTCGAGGCCTGGGCGCCGAAATGGTAAAGGCGTTTGCTCGTGAGGGCGCGCACGTTGTGATCAACTATTACCAAAGTGAAGCGAAGGCGCACGACCTTCAACGCAAGCTAGGTGACAATACAATAGCAATTAGAGCGGACATCAGAGATCACGAAGAGGTCAAACAGTTATTTTTACAAGCAAAAGAACGCTTTGGTAAGCCAATCACAACGGTAGTCAACAATGCACTTGTCGATTTTCGCTTTGACCCGGTTACAAGAAAGGCAGCTGATCAAATTGCGTGGCGCGATTACCATGTGCAGCTTGAAGGTGCTATTCGCGGTGCGCTAAACACAATTCAAGCCGGGCTCGACGATATGAAGGAACAGCAATTCGGCCGCATCATTAACATTGGCACGAACTTGTTCCAAAACCCTGTCGTCGCTTATCACGATTACACCACGAGCAAAGCCGCACTTCTTGGTTTTACAAGAAACATGGCCCAGGAGCTTGGCGAATTTGGCGTGAACGTGAATATGGTGTCAGGTGGTTTGTTAAAAGTAACGGATGCTAGCGCGGCGACATCTGCGGAAGTATTCGGGTTAATTGAAGCATCCACACCACGAAGAAAAGTGACAGAGCCGGCTGAGGTTGCAGATGTCGCTGTATTTTTAGCATCACCATGGGCGCGAGCGGTAACGGGACAAAACTTAGTGGTCGACGGTGGATTGGTGAAGGATTAA
- a CDS encoding TasA family protein: MSIKKKLGLGVASAALGLSLVGGGTWAAFNDTATINNYFEAGTLDLQVGKSANKPISFDLGNLKPGDNIQRIFTLDNVGSLAIKEVLMDGTASGFEGHGDSSKMDFLSQFEVDFMQVDSETSQWQPRQDVVTGDFTLADLVSGDVSDIASAHVVNGKINLASIAAGTDGRIGIPVDPDDKDDVFIQITFKNDLTKKANGEYVQNKYMGDYVDVFFNLEATQWDGVHVDTNHGNGDVNNGVQNSADGSNMPSPRTIGSPQHTDEVND; the protein is encoded by the coding sequence ATGAGTATTAAGAAAAAGTTAGGTTTAGGGGTAGCATCAGCAGCATTAGGTTTGTCATTAGTAGGTGGAGGAACTTGGGCAGCATTCAACGACACTGCAACAATTAACAACTATTTTGAAGCTGGCACACTAGATTTACAAGTTGGAAAAAGTGCTAACAAGCCGATTAGTTTCGACTTAGGTAATCTAAAGCCTGGTGACAACATTCAGCGTATTTTCACACTTGATAATGTTGGTTCTTTAGCAATTAAAGAAGTGTTAATGGACGGTACTGCAAGTGGATTTGAAGGTCATGGTGACTCATCAAAGATGGACTTCTTATCTCAATTTGAAGTTGACTTCATGCAAGTTGACTCTGAAACTAGTCAATGGCAACCAAGACAAGATGTCGTTACTGGAGACTTTACTTTAGCTGACCTTGTTAGTGGAGATGTGTCTGATATCGCTTCGGCCCATGTTGTAAATGGAAAAATTAACCTTGCTTCTATCGCTGCTGGTACAGATGGAAGAATAGGTATTCCAGTAGATCCAGATGATAAAGATGATGTATTCATCCAAATCACATTTAAAAACGATCTTACTAAAAAAGCAAATGGTGAATATGTGCAAAATAAATACATGGGTGATTATGTTGACGTCTTCTTCAACCTTGAAGCAACGCAATGGGATGGCGTACACGTAGATACAAACCATGGAAATGGTGATGTAAACAATGGCGTTCAAAACTCTGCTGATGGTTCTAACATGCCATCACCAAGAACTATTGGTTCACCACAACATACTGACGAAGTTAATGACTAA
- the tapA gene encoding amyloid fiber anchoring/assembly protein TapA, with product MRKKRKSHSKNKGYKIILQVVVINYSLYITGTHISDTGALFNDVETIHNKIQVGTWETIKDFWDKSSLEFCDVGIEQLENGTFIIWATIKNGKDSEQMTNSVPFEVYMNEEGNPKFGDKVHDGEIPPLAPGQEYKIEFTPQESGKYKFKAYQAIGHPGNNSSDDKENRGNSGNQNKDNKKQANTMLAFSSFSLDSSEVDDNNLERQELWSEEITVDISATEAVYEEVYTDQSNQAFAIELSDLPIVNEQPGDDEALDDGSTEGEQKDNPAEDEPVDEGTTEEEETEAAPTDGETAEEGTEDELAAGEPVDEGTTEEEETADEPAAGEPVDEGTTEEEETADEPATGEPVDEGATEEEETEDEPAAGEPVDEGTTEEEETADESVAGEPVDEGTTEEEETEDESAAGEPVDEGTTEEEETVDEPAAGEPVDEGTTEEEETAEVPAAGEPVEQGTENSPTDNNPSSASNELVREDNDSSGDSENDDGEKNDNEGNKTEPIGDENKDGNADESVVLNSRYSKETNSIEKTIDYYTFFKQVMISEE from the coding sequence ATGAGAAAGAAAAGAAAGAGTCACTCGAAAAATAAAGGATATAAAATAATACTTCAAGTTGTTGTCATTAACTATTCTTTATATATAACAGGCACTCACATTTCCGATACTGGAGCGCTCTTCAATGATGTCGAAACTATACATAACAAAATTCAAGTAGGAACATGGGAAACAATCAAGGATTTTTGGGATAAGAGTTCACTTGAGTTTTGTGATGTTGGAATCGAACAATTAGAAAATGGCACATTTATAATCTGGGCGACTATAAAAAATGGTAAAGATTCAGAGCAGATGACTAATTCAGTTCCTTTTGAAGTTTATATGAACGAAGAAGGAAATCCGAAATTTGGTGATAAAGTCCATGATGGTGAAATTCCACCTCTTGCTCCTGGACAAGAATATAAAATCGAATTTACACCTCAAGAATCTGGAAAATATAAATTCAAGGCTTATCAAGCTATCGGACATCCTGGAAATAACAGTAGCGATGATAAAGAAAATCGAGGTAACTCTGGGAACCAAAATAAGGACAACAAGAAACAAGCCAATACAATGTTAGCATTTTCTAGTTTTAGTTTAGATAGTTCTGAGGTGGATGATAACAACTTAGAACGACAGGAACTATGGAGTGAAGAGATTACTGTAGATATTTCTGCTACTGAAGCTGTATATGAAGAAGTTTATACAGATCAAAGTAATCAGGCTTTTGCAATAGAGTTATCAGACCTACCAATTGTGAATGAGCAACCGGGAGATGATGAAGCTCTCGATGATGGTTCAACTGAAGGAGAACAAAAGGACAATCCAGCAGAAGATGAGCCAGTAGATGAAGGCACAACTGAAGAGGAAGAAACAGAGGCCGCGCCAACAGACGGTGAGACAGCAGAGGAAGGAACAGAGGACGAACTAGCAGCCGGTGAGCCAGTAGATGAAGGTACAACGGAAGAGGAAGAAACAGCGGACGAACCAGCAGCCGGTGAGCCAGTAGATGAAGGTACAACGGAAGAGGAAGAAACAGCGGACGAACCAGCAACCGGTGAGCCCGTAGATGAAGGTGCAACGGAAGAGGAAGAAACAGAGGACGAACCAGCAGCCGGTGAGCCAGTAGATGAAGGTACAACGGAAGAGGAAGAAACAGCGGACGAATCAGTAGCCGGTGAGCCAGTAGATGAAGGTACAACGGAAGAGGAAGAAACAGAGGACGAATCAGCAGCCGGTGAGCCAGTAGATGAAGGTACAACGGAAGAGGAAGAAACAGTGGACGAACCAGCAGCCGGTGAGCCAGTAGATGAAGGTACAACGGAAGAGGAAGAAACAGCGGAAGTACCAGCAGCCGGTGAACCTGTAGAACAAGGAACTGAGAACTCGCCAACTGATAATAATCCTAGCTCAGCATCTAATGAATTAGTTAGAGAAGATAATGATAGTTCAGGTGACTCTGAAAATGATGATGGTGAGAAGAACGATAATGAGGGAAATAAAACGGAGCCAATAGGTGACGAGAATAAAGATGGAAATGCAGACGAATCTGTAGTTTTAAACAGTAGATACTCAAAGGAAACTAACTCTATTGAAAAAACAATAGATTACTATACGTTTTTTAAGCAGGTGATGATAAGTGAAGAATAA
- a CDS encoding glycoside hydrolase family 65 protein, with amino-acid sequence MKKLFVADEWKVIEEGLHPEDNRLAESIMSLGNGQMGMRGNFEETYSGDTHQGSYVAGVYIPDKTRVGWWKNGYPDYFAKVLNSINYIGIRVFIDGEELDLAKAEVRNFRRELNMKHGYLFRSFTAVDSKGRETEVEVIRFISIVDQEATVISYKVTPVNYSATLTFVPYLDGDVRNEDSNYDEDFWLPVSHDITRCAGTLTMRTHENKFNVPQFDVAASMKIRVIGGEVINVNNIANEEYVANEIEVDALKSQPVTLVKYVGVTSSRNYELDEVAKAAEKVACAAAEKGFMAMFEEQQAAWEARWMDADVTIGGDTEAQQGIRFNLFQLFSTYFGEDPRLNIGPKGFTGEKYGGSTYWDTEAYCLPVYLSTADSNVSRNLLVYRHNHLEKAKENAAKLGLGGALYPMVTMNGEECHNEWEITFEEIHRNGAIAYAIYNYVNYTGDKSYLGEYGFDVLVEISRFWASRVHYNAKKDVYMMHGVTGPNEYENNVNNNWYTNRIAAWTLEYTREARDYLASAEADRYAELVAALGLTDEELAKWAEIEEKMYYPIDEETGLILQQDGFLDKDLKPVSDLDSADLPLNQKWSWDRILRSCFIKQADVLQGMYFLHDQFTAEQKKQHFDFYEPMTVHESSLSPCIYSIIAGEIGYEDKAYELYLRTARLDLDNYNNDTEDGLHITSMAGSWLSIVQGFAGMRVADGALSFAPFIPKAWNGYSFKIVIRGHHIKVNVTVDGVKVSQEGGSDFAVKIYDETVTIPADGEVTVELRGLVQQ; translated from the coding sequence AAACGGCCAAATGGGAATGCGCGGCAACTTTGAAGAAACATACAGTGGTGATACACACCAAGGCTCTTACGTTGCGGGCGTTTATATCCCAGACAAAACGCGTGTTGGTTGGTGGAAAAACGGATACCCAGATTACTTTGCAAAAGTACTAAACAGCATTAACTACATTGGTATTCGTGTATTTATCGATGGCGAAGAGCTTGATCTTGCTAAAGCTGAGGTTCGCAACTTCCGTCGTGAATTAAACATGAAGCATGGTTACTTATTCCGTTCATTCACTGCTGTTGATTCAAAAGGCCGTGAAACAGAAGTAGAAGTCATTCGCTTCATAAGTATTGTTGACCAAGAAGCTACAGTTATTTCTTACAAAGTAACACCAGTTAACTACAGCGCTACACTTACGTTCGTACCATACTTAGATGGTGATGTGCGTAACGAAGATTCAAACTACGATGAAGATTTCTGGTTACCAGTTAGCCATGACATTACTCGTTGTGCGGGAACATTAACTATGCGTACACATGAAAACAAATTCAACGTACCACAGTTTGACGTAGCAGCTAGCATGAAAATCCGTGTAATCGGTGGCGAAGTAATCAACGTTAATAACATCGCGAACGAAGAATACGTAGCAAACGAAATCGAAGTAGATGCATTAAAGAGTCAACCAGTTACTCTTGTAAAATATGTTGGTGTGACGTCAAGCCGTAACTATGAGCTTGATGAAGTAGCAAAGGCTGCTGAAAAAGTAGCGTGTGCGGCAGCAGAAAAAGGCTTCATGGCAATGTTCGAAGAGCAACAAGCAGCTTGGGAAGCTCGTTGGATGGATGCTGACGTAACAATCGGTGGCGACACTGAAGCACAGCAAGGTATTCGCTTCAACTTATTCCAATTATTCAGCACTTACTTCGGTGAAGACCCACGCCTAAACATCGGACCAAAAGGCTTCACTGGTGAAAAATACGGCGGTAGCACATACTGGGATACAGAAGCATACTGCTTACCAGTATACTTAAGTACTGCTGACTCTAACGTTTCTCGTAACTTGCTTGTATACCGTCATAACCATCTTGAAAAAGCAAAAGAAAATGCTGCGAAGCTTGGCTTAGGTGGCGCATTGTACCCAATGGTAACTATGAACGGTGAAGAGTGCCACAACGAGTGGGAAATCACGTTCGAAGAAATTCACCGTAACGGTGCGATTGCATACGCAATCTATAACTATGTAAACTACACAGGCGACAAGAGCTATCTTGGCGAATACGGCTTCGACGTATTAGTAGAAATCAGCCGCTTCTGGGCGAGCCGCGTACACTACAATGCGAAAAAAGACGTATACATGATGCACGGTGTAACAGGACCAAACGAATATGAAAACAACGTAAACAACAACTGGTACACAAACCGTATTGCAGCTTGGACACTAGAGTACACTCGCGAAGCACGCGACTACTTAGCTAGTGCTGAAGCTGATCGTTACGCTGAACTTGTGGCAGCACTTGGTTTAACTGACGAAGAGCTTGCTAAATGGGCAGAAATCGAAGAAAAAATGTACTACCCAATCGACGAAGAAACAGGCCTAATCTTACAACAAGACGGTTTCTTAGATAAAGATCTGAAGCCAGTAAGTGATCTAGATTCAGCAGATCTTCCATTAAACCAAAAATGGTCTTGGGATCGTATCCTTCGCTCTTGTTTCATTAAACAAGCGGACGTATTACAAGGTATGTACTTCTTACATGACCAATTCACGGCAGAACAAAAGAAACAACACTTTGACTTCTACGAGCCAATGACAGTACATGAGTCATCATTATCACCATGTATTTACTCAATCATCGCTGGTGAAATTGGTTACGAAGACAAAGCATACGAGTTATACCTACGCACAGCTCGCCTAGACTTAGATAACTACAACAACGACACAGAAGATGGATTACACATCACATCTATGGCTGGTTCATGGTTATCAATCGTTCAAGGCTTCGCTGGCATGCGCGTAGCAGACGGAGCATTAAGCTTCGCACCATTCATTCCAAAAGCTTGGAACGGCTACTCATTCAAGATCGTCATCCGCGGACACCACATCAAAGTCAACGTAACAGTTGATGGCGTAAAGGTATCTCAAGAAGGCGGCAGCGACTTCGCTGTGAAAATCTACGATGAAACAGTAACAATTCCAGCTGACGGTGAAGTAACTGTTGAATTAAGAGGATTAGTACAGCAGTAA
- a CDS encoding SDR family oxidoreductase encodes MTQNKQPLQPPQHQNHQPGTETEMNPRPVSEDATYKGSGKLAGKVAVITGGDSGIGKAVAIYYAKEGADVVISYLNEEQDAQETKRQVEEEGRRCLLIAGDIGSEVFCQKIVQDTIAEFGKLDILVNNAAEQHPQKSLLDITSDQLEKTFRTNIFSFFYLTKAALPHMKSGASIINTASVTAYEGNEQLLDYSSTKGAIVAFTRSLAKNLVGQGIRVNGVAPGPIWTPLIPSTFDAEKVSTFGSNTPMKRPGQPEEVAPSYVFLASDDSSYITGQMIHVNGGTAVSG; translated from the coding sequence ATGACTCAAAACAAACAACCGTTACAACCACCGCAGCATCAAAATCACCAGCCAGGCACGGAGACGGAGATGAATCCGCGGCCGGTTTCGGAGGATGCTACTTATAAAGGGAGTGGCAAATTAGCAGGGAAAGTGGCTGTGATTACGGGTGGTGATAGTGGCATCGGAAAGGCTGTCGCGATTTATTATGCTAAAGAAGGCGCCGATGTTGTTATTTCTTATTTAAATGAAGAGCAGGATGCGCAGGAGACGAAGCGACAGGTTGAAGAGGAAGGCCGCCGGTGTTTACTAATTGCTGGGGATATCGGTAGTGAGGTGTTTTGTCAGAAGATTGTTCAGGATACGATTGCGGAGTTTGGTAAGCTTGATATTTTAGTCAATAATGCAGCAGAGCAGCATCCGCAGAAAAGTCTGCTAGATATTACTTCGGATCAGCTTGAGAAAACGTTCCGTACGAATATTTTTTCTTTTTTCTATTTAACGAAAGCGGCACTCCCTCATATGAAGTCGGGTGCGAGTATTATTAATACAGCCTCTGTCACAGCTTATGAAGGTAACGAGCAGCTGCTTGATTACTCATCAACGAAAGGGGCCATTGTGGCGTTTACTCGTTCACTGGCGAAAAACTTAGTAGGACAAGGTATTCGTGTAAATGGAGTGGCACCTGGCCCGATTTGGACGCCTTTGATTCCGTCCACGTTTGACGCAGAGAAAGTTTCTACGTTCGGCTCCAACACACCGATGAAGCGTCCGGGACAACCTGAGGAAGTCGCACCAAGCTATGTATTTTTAGCGAGTGATGATTCGTCTTACATAACGGGACAGATGATTCATGTAAATGGCGGTACGGCGGTGAGTGGGTAA
- the thiM gene encoding hydroxyethylthiazole kinase — MQHKQVSELLNKVRQTNPLIHNITNVVVTNFTANGLLALGASPVMAYAKEEVADMAKIASALVLNIGTLDEDVVDAMILAGQSANEHGVPVILDPVGAGATSYRTEAIERILMHVKVTLIRGNAGEIATIGGENWQIKGVDAGEGNADLVALANTVAKKLNTAVVITGKEDIVSDGAQTFKVQNGHPLLTKVTGTGCLLTSVIGAFIAVEPNPINAAVAALTTYGVAAQLAAKQAPSPGSFQIQFLDQLSLLDSETVQQLASFSEVNAVENR, encoded by the coding sequence ATGCAACACAAACAAGTCTCAGAGTTACTGAACAAAGTAAGACAAACGAACCCACTCATCCACAACATCACAAACGTTGTTGTTACAAACTTCACAGCGAACGGATTGCTAGCACTTGGCGCGTCACCGGTCATGGCGTACGCCAAAGAAGAGGTGGCTGATATGGCGAAAATCGCAAGTGCGCTTGTACTGAATATCGGTACGCTCGATGAGGACGTGGTCGACGCGATGATACTCGCAGGGCAATCCGCTAACGAACATGGCGTCCCGGTTATTTTAGATCCGGTGGGTGCGGGGGCGACGTCATACCGAACGGAGGCAATCGAGCGCATTCTTATGCATGTAAAAGTAACATTGATTCGCGGCAATGCTGGTGAAATTGCCACAATCGGAGGCGAGAACTGGCAAATCAAAGGTGTGGACGCTGGGGAAGGAAACGCTGACTTAGTTGCCTTAGCAAACACCGTCGCCAAAAAGCTAAATACCGCAGTTGTCATAACCGGTAAAGAGGATATCGTTTCAGATGGCGCACAAACATTCAAAGTTCAAAACGGTCATCCATTACTCACAAAAGTAACCGGCACGGGTTGCTTACTAACATCTGTCATCGGTGCCTTTATAGCTGTTGAGCCCAACCCAATCAATGCAGCTGTTGCAGCACTAACAACTTACGGTGTCGCAGCACAACTAGCCGCGAAGCAAGCACCGTCACCAGGCAGCTTCCAAATACAATTTTTAGATCAATTAAGTTTACTAGACTCCGAGACTGTCCAACAACTTGCTTCTTTTTCAGAGGTGAATGCAGTTGAAAATCGCTAA
- a CDS encoding GNAT family N-acetyltransferase, whose translation MNVVIREAKLIDAPQIIEHVQTVLTESTFMLMTPDEFSLTVKEEEKFLQKSKEDRNLALVAEADGKIVGFMTFRRSTRQRMKHHGTFGVSIQEAFCNFGIGRQMMAHLLSWAEADPDIEKICLEVFSHNERAIHLYKKLGFVEEGRRLQHVKFEDGTYVDEIEMYKFVK comes from the coding sequence ATGAACGTTGTAATTCGCGAAGCAAAACTAATAGATGCCCCGCAAATCATAGAGCACGTCCAAACGGTGTTAACAGAATCGACCTTTATGCTGATGACACCAGATGAATTTTCGCTAACAGTCAAAGAAGAAGAGAAGTTTTTACAAAAATCAAAAGAAGACCGCAATTTAGCTCTTGTCGCCGAGGCTGACGGCAAAATTGTAGGATTCATGACTTTTAGACGTAGCACTCGTCAACGCATGAAGCACCACGGTACCTTTGGTGTAAGTATTCAAGAAGCCTTTTGCAATTTTGGCATTGGTCGTCAAATGATGGCCCACTTGCTCAGCTGGGCAGAAGCAGACCCTGACATTGAAAAAATTTGTCTTGAAGTGTTCTCTCATAACGAACGGGCAATTCATTTGTATAAAAAGCTCGGATTCGTAGAAGAAGGCAGACGCTTGCAACACGTAAAATTCGAAGATGGTACATATGTAGACGAAATTGAAATGTACAAGTTTGTTAAATGA
- the thiE gene encoding thiamine phosphate synthase produces the protein MNRDALQVYFIMGSPNCRVDPATVLQEAIAGGITMFQFREKGQGALHGPKKLALARELQAKCKHHGIPFIVNDDIDLAVKLNADGVHIGQEDESCESVRKRLGPDKIIGVSAHSLQEAKLAIEQGADYLGIGPIFPTSTKEDAKAASGVTLIKEIREAGLTIPIVGIGGINANNAREVIEAGADGVSVITAISEAASPRTATELLKESVTNG, from the coding sequence ATGAATCGTGACGCACTGCAAGTGTACTTTATTATGGGAAGTCCGAACTGCCGCGTCGATCCAGCGACCGTATTACAAGAAGCGATAGCAGGCGGCATCACAATGTTTCAGTTTCGCGAAAAAGGCCAGGGAGCGTTACATGGCCCGAAAAAGCTCGCACTTGCTCGCGAACTGCAAGCAAAGTGCAAACACCACGGCATTCCATTTATCGTAAACGATGATATTGATCTAGCTGTAAAACTAAACGCAGACGGGGTTCACATCGGGCAAGAGGATGAATCGTGCGAGTCCGTAAGAAAGAGACTCGGCCCGGACAAAATCATCGGAGTATCGGCTCATAGTTTACAAGAAGCAAAGCTCGCGATTGAACAAGGCGCGGACTACTTAGGCATCGGTCCCATATTCCCCACCTCAACAAAAGAAGATGCCAAAGCAGCTAGCGGCGTGACTTTAATCAAGGAAATCCGCGAAGCTGGACTCACTATTCCTATCGTTGGCATTGGCGGCATAAACGCAAACAACGCCCGTGAAGTCATCGAAGCAGGGGCCGATGGCGTATCTGTCATAACTGCGATATCCGAGGCCGCATCACCGCGCACGGCAACAGAACTTTTAAAAGAAAGCGTAACAAACGGCTAA
- the thiD gene encoding bifunctional hydroxymethylpyrimidine kinase/phosphomethylpyrimidine kinase has translation MKIAKALTIAGSDSGGGAGIQADLKTFQELNVFGMSAITAVTAQNTLGVDGVHPMTANAVKAQMDAIAHDMGTDALKTGMLFNADIIEAVASSIQQYGWSNVVVDPVMVAKGGAPLLLPEAIDSLKSHLIPLATVITPNIPEAELLSGIEITSEQNKEAVAKYLHNLGATNVLIKGGHDATSNESTDLLFDGEQFIYFSTKRIFTKNTHGTGCTFSAAITAELAKGQKVPDAVKLAKDFIQAAISDDLKIGKGHGPTNHWAYKRGLVHES, from the coding sequence TTGAAAATCGCTAAAGCATTAACGATTGCTGGCTCAGACAGTGGCGGCGGCGCGGGGATTCAGGCTGACTTGAAAACGTTCCAGGAGCTCAACGTTTTTGGCATGTCAGCGATTACCGCGGTTACCGCCCAAAACACGCTTGGTGTGGATGGGGTGCATCCGATGACGGCGAATGCTGTGAAAGCTCAAATGGATGCAATCGCACATGACATGGGTACCGACGCGCTGAAAACAGGCATGCTGTTCAACGCCGACATTATTGAAGCCGTCGCTAGCAGCATACAACAATACGGCTGGAGCAACGTCGTCGTGGATCCAGTTATGGTCGCCAAAGGTGGCGCACCGCTTTTACTTCCAGAAGCTATTGATTCTTTAAAAAGTCATTTGATACCGCTCGCGACCGTCATTACACCGAACATTCCGGAAGCCGAACTTCTATCCGGCATTGAAATTACTTCAGAACAAAACAAAGAAGCTGTCGCTAAATATCTTCACAACTTAGGTGCGACAAATGTTCTCATTAAAGGCGGGCACGATGCAACATCAAACGAATCGACCGACTTATTATTCGACGGCGAACAATTTATTTATTTTTCAACAAAAAGAATCTTTACGAAAAATACCCACGGTACGGGTTGTACGTTCTCAGCTGCAATAACCGCGGAATTAGCGAAGGGTCAAAAGGTACCGGACGCTGTCAAACTAGCGAAAGACTTTATCCAAGCCGCCATCTCAGATGATTTAAAAATAGGAAAAGGCCACGGTCCAACGAATCACTGGGCGTACAAAAGGGGTCTTGTCCATGAATCGTGA
- the sipW gene encoding signal peptidase I SipW yields MKNNKAIKLISNLLNILLFAVLLLMIFVVISSKASGGEPNIFGYQLKSVLSGSMEPTFKTGSIIAINPNFDVNQLEIDDIITYKKDQNTVVTHRITEVLNNAGQLMFRTKGDNNEDSDLNPIMSQNVIGKYTGFTIPFVGYLVQFADSRNGSIAMLIIPGLLLLGYSGLTIWRAISEIEGKTKDKSVQH; encoded by the coding sequence GTGAAGAATAATAAAGCAATAAAGCTAATTAGCAACTTACTTAACATTTTACTATTTGCTGTACTTTTATTAATGATTTTCGTAGTTATATCATCTAAAGCGTCTGGGGGAGAGCCAAATATTTTTGGCTATCAACTAAAATCAGTGCTGTCAGGATCTATGGAACCCACTTTTAAAACAGGGTCAATAATTGCTATAAATCCAAATTTTGATGTTAATCAGTTGGAAATAGATGACATTATAACTTATAAAAAAGATCAGAATACAGTAGTTACGCACAGAATTACAGAAGTACTAAACAATGCGGGTCAATTAATGTTTAGAACAAAAGGTGACAATAACGAAGATTCAGATTTAAATCCAATTATGTCACAAAATGTTATTGGTAAGTACACTGGTTTCACAATTCCTTTTGTAGGTTATCTTGTTCAATTCGCAGATTCTAGAAATGGCTCTATTGCAATGTTGATAATACCAGGATTACTGCTATTAGGTTATTCAGGTTTAACAATTTGGAGAGCAATTTCAGAAATTGAAGGTAAAACAAAGGATAAGTCAGTGCAACACTAA